A window of Gemmatimonadota bacterium contains these coding sequences:
- the mtnA gene encoding S-methyl-5-thioribose-1-phosphate isomerase yields the protein MNFKTIRWERDEGVLVLLDQTRLPGEVVYTKCRDIASVAEAIRRLSVRGAPAIGVAAAFGVVVGVQHSRAADFASFCREVDEAAELLAATRPTAVNLFWALERMRRTVREHRNETVEDIKRTLLGEALAIQSEDEHSCRLIGEHGAALLRTGQTVLTHCNAGALATAGAGTALAVVYQAHREGKRVHVYADETRPVLQGARLTSWELTRAGIGVTLICDNMAAQVMKEGRIDCVIVGADRVAANGDVANKIGTYGVAVLADAHDVPLYVAAPYSSIDLTIESGAGIPIEEREATEVSEGLGGRTAPEEVEVYNPAFDVTPARYVSAIITERGVARPPYAESLAALSHHAWEPAVTG from the coding sequence CTACACCAAATGCCGGGACATCGCGTCCGTGGCGGAGGCCATACGGCGGCTGAGTGTACGCGGTGCGCCCGCCATCGGCGTCGCCGCGGCCTTCGGAGTCGTCGTCGGAGTCCAGCACAGCCGCGCGGCCGACTTCGCCTCCTTCTGCCGGGAAGTCGACGAAGCCGCGGAACTGTTGGCGGCCACCCGTCCCACGGCGGTCAACCTTTTCTGGGCGCTGGAGCGGATGCGCCGGACCGTGCGCGAACACAGGAATGAAACCGTGGAGGATATCAAACGCACCTTGCTCGGCGAAGCCCTGGCCATACAGTCGGAAGACGAGCACTCTTGCCGCCTGATCGGTGAGCACGGCGCCGCCTTGCTCCGCACCGGACAGACAGTGCTCACGCATTGCAACGCCGGCGCGCTCGCCACGGCCGGCGCGGGCACCGCCCTCGCCGTGGTGTACCAGGCGCACAGGGAAGGCAAGCGGGTTCACGTCTACGCCGATGAGACGAGACCCGTCCTCCAGGGCGCCAGGCTGACTTCCTGGGAGCTGACCCGGGCGGGCATAGGCGTGACGCTCATATGCGACAACATGGCTGCCCAGGTCATGAAAGAAGGCCGGATCGACTGCGTGATCGTGGGCGCGGACCGCGTGGCCGCCAACGGCGACGTCGCCAACAAGATCGGCACCTACGGCGTGGCCGTGCTGGCCGACGCGCACGACGTGCCTCTGTACGTGGCGGCGCCGTACTCTTCGATCGACCTGACCATCGAATCGGGCGCCGGGATCCCCATCGAAGAGCGCGAAGCCACCGAAGTAAGCGAGGGGTTGGGCGGACGCACCGCCCCCGAGGAAGTGGAGGTATACAATCCCGCATTCGACGTAACCCCGGCCCGTTACGTGTCTGCGATCATCACGGAACGCGGCGTGGCCAGACCGCCCTACGCCGAGAGTCTCGCCGCGCTGTCACACCATGCATGGGAACCGGCCGTCACCGGGTAA
- the rplM gene encoding 50S ribosomal protein L13, translating to MKTPTVKKEDLQRDWHVVDADGKVLGRLASEVAKILRGKHKPIYSPHLDTGDHVIVINAEKVVLTGKKPQNKLYYRHSGYPGGLKTISYERMAARHPDRALRMAIKGMLPHNALGRQIFRKLRVYAGAEHPHSAQKPVALDI from the coding sequence ATGAAGACACCAACGGTTAAGAAGGAAGACCTGCAGCGGGACTGGCACGTCGTGGACGCCGACGGCAAGGTGCTGGGCAGGCTGGCCAGCGAAGTGGCCAAAATCCTGCGCGGCAAGCACAAGCCGATCTACTCGCCGCACCTGGACACCGGTGACCATGTCATCGTCATCAACGCGGAAAAAGTGGTTCTGACGGGCAAGAAGCCGCAGAACAAGCTCTACTACCGCCATAGCGGCTATCCCGGCGGTCTGAAGACGATCAGCTACGAACGCATGGCCGCCCGCCATCCCGACCGGGCGCTGCGCATGGCCATCAAGGGCATGTTGCCGCACAACGCCCTCGGCCGCCAGATTTTCCGCAAACTCCGCGTGTACGCCGGCGCGGAACACCCCCACAGCGCCCAGAAACCGGTCGCGCTGGACATATAA
- the rpsI gene encoding 30S ribosomal protein S9 translates to MNSDTHGHHAVGRRKRAIAKVWLRAKKEGASHKVNDKPLLDYFDRPGLVAAIEEPLVLTEMNDQVVVFARTFGGGKTGQAGALRLGIARALKDMDESLHAPLREAGMLTRDSRIKERKKYGLAGARKRFQFSKR, encoded by the coding sequence ATGAATTCGGATACCCATGGACATCACGCAGTGGGCAGAAGGAAACGCGCGATCGCCAAGGTCTGGCTGCGCGCGAAGAAGGAAGGCGCCAGCCACAAGGTCAACGACAAGCCGCTGCTCGATTACTTTGACCGGCCCGGTCTCGTCGCCGCGATCGAGGAACCCCTGGTACTCACCGAGATGAACGACCAGGTGGTCGTCTTCGCACGGACCTTCGGCGGCGGCAAGACCGGCCAGGCCGGGGCGTTGAGACTCGGTATCGCGCGGGCGCTGAAGGACATGGACGAAAGCCTGCACGCGCCGCTGCGCGAAGCGGGCATGCTGACGCGGGATTCACGCATCAAGGAGCGCAAGAAATACGGACTGGCCGGCGCACGCAAGCGGTTCCAGTTCTCTAAGCGTTAA
- the rpsB gene encoding 30S ribosomal protein S2: MGIPTIQELLGAGVHFGHQTRRWNPKMKQFIFAERNNIYIIDLKKTLSQIEIAYDAVRKAVEKGQSVLFVGTKKQARPIIIEMAQRCGMFYVAERWLGGMLTNFQTIQTSVKRLEELEKMKEHGTMEALTKKEAASLEKERERLQKVLGGIREMRDLPGVIFVVDARKERIAVAEANTLEIPIVSILDTNCDPDLIDYPIPGNDDALRSISLITEVVASAAEEGLRNSGRPVPGDEAPVEEVEEVEEQQA; encoded by the coding sequence ATGGGCATTCCGACCATTCAGGAACTGCTGGGCGCAGGCGTTCACTTCGGCCACCAGACCCGGCGCTGGAACCCGAAGATGAAACAGTTCATATTCGCCGAGCGCAACAACATCTACATCATCGACCTGAAGAAGACGCTCAGCCAGATCGAGATCGCCTATGACGCCGTGCGCAAGGCCGTCGAGAAAGGGCAGTCCGTCCTCTTCGTGGGCACGAAGAAGCAGGCCAGGCCCATCATCATCGAAATGGCGCAGCGGTGCGGCATGTTTTACGTCGCGGAACGCTGGCTCGGCGGCATGTTGACGAATTTCCAGACCATCCAGACCAGCGTCAAGCGCCTGGAAGAACTCGAGAAAATGAAAGAGCACGGTACCATGGAAGCGCTCACGAAAAAAGAGGCCGCCAGCCTGGAGAAGGAGCGGGAGCGCCTGCAGAAAGTGTTGGGCGGCATCCGCGAAATGCGCGACCTGCCCGGCGTCATCTTCGTGGTGGACGCCCGCAAGGAACGGATAGCGGTCGCGGAGGCGAATACCCTGGAGATCCCCATCGTCAGCATCCTGGATACGAACTGCGACCCCGACCTGATCGATTATCCCATACCCGGGAACGACGACGCCCTCCGGTCCATCAGCCTCATTACGGAAGTCGTCGCGAGCGCCGCGGAGGAAGGGCTGCGCAATTCCGGACGGCCTGTACCCGGGGACGAGGCACCGGTCGAAGAGGTCGAGGAAGTCGAAGAACAGCAGGCCTGA
- the tsf gene encoding translation elongation factor Ts: MTISASDVKTLRSQTGAGMMDCKRALQETEGSIEKAVTLLREKGIMAASKKSAREAKEGIIHTYIHPGSRIATMVEINCETDFVARNESFQTLARDIAMQVAATRPLAVDRDQIEEAVLEQEREIYRNQARNEGKPDQIIDRIVQGRIEKFNQENCLLEQPFIRDTDKTVRDLITEAVATLGENIMVRRFVRYELGGE; the protein is encoded by the coding sequence ATGACTATATCAGCCAGTGACGTAAAAACGTTGAGAAGCCAGACCGGCGCCGGAATGATGGACTGCAAGCGGGCCCTCCAGGAGACCGAAGGCAGTATCGAAAAGGCGGTAACGCTCCTGCGCGAGAAAGGCATAATGGCGGCGTCCAAGAAGAGTGCCCGGGAGGCGAAAGAAGGCATCATCCATACCTATATCCATCCCGGCAGCCGCATCGCCACCATGGTCGAGATCAACTGCGAGACCGATTTCGTCGCGCGGAACGAGTCATTCCAGACCCTGGCCCGCGATATCGCCATGCAGGTAGCGGCCACACGGCCCCTCGCCGTGGACCGGGACCAGATCGAAGAAGCCGTCCTGGAACAGGAACGGGAGATTTACCGGAACCAGGCGCGGAACGAGGGCAAGCCGGACCAGATCATCGACCGGATCGTCCAGGGAAGAATCGAGAAATTCAACCAGGAAAACTGCCTCCTGGAACAGCCGTTCATACGGGATACCGACAAGACCGTGCGGGACCTGATCACGGAGGCGGTGGCCACGCTGGGCGAGAACATCATGGTCAGACGGTTCGTCCGGTACGAGCTGGGCGGAGAGTAA
- a CDS encoding ribosome recycling factor has product MPERCIVEAKEIIKETSRKMDQSVEVLRMELAGLRAGRANPALLDNVQVEAYGTMTPINQVATINTPDARTISIQPWDKQMISEIIRAIQTSDLGLMPNSDGNVIHLPVPALTEERRLEYVKLIKKLGEDGKIGIRNVRREMNERIKAEEKAHRLSEDESKRHQKTIQDLTDQHTSSIDSAISVKEQEILEI; this is encoded by the coding sequence ATGCCAGAGAGGTGTATCGTGGAAGCGAAAGAGATCATCAAGGAAACCAGCCGTAAGATGGACCAGTCCGTCGAGGTGCTGCGCATGGAACTCGCCGGCCTCCGGGCCGGCCGGGCCAACCCGGCCCTGCTGGACAACGTCCAGGTGGAAGCCTATGGGACCATGACCCCCATCAACCAGGTCGCCACCATCAACACGCCGGATGCCCGCACGATCTCGATACAGCCGTGGGACAAGCAGATGATTTCCGAAATCATCCGCGCCATCCAGACCTCCGACCTGGGACTCATGCCGAATTCCGACGGCAACGTCATCCACCTGCCGGTACCTGCGCTCACCGAAGAGCGAAGGCTTGAATACGTAAAACTGATCAAGAAACTGGGCGAGGACGGCAAGATCGGCATCCGGAACGTGCGCCGGGAAATGAACGAGCGCATCAAGGCCGAAGAAAAGGCCCACCGGTTGTCGGAAGACGAAAGCAAGCGGCACCAGAAGACCATCCAGGATCTCACCGACCAGCATACCTCCTCCATCGACAGCGCCATATCGGTAAAAGAACAGGAAATCCTGGAGATCTAG
- a CDS encoding isoprenyl transferase, producing MPRHIAFIMDGNGRWAKKQGLARDQGHSAGVESVREMIRCAGEFGVGILTFFGFSTENWNRPRREVAAIMQLIVESLRGAVEEASTHGIRVSFLGRWDELPESNRQVIKQITEQTAGNDRLLLNFALNYGGRQEIVEAAQCIALDVQAGRLDPEAIDESLFASYLYTEHLPDPDLLIRTSGEMRISNFLLYQLAYTELLVSPVLWPDFSRSHFIGAIRDYQSRERRFGRTGEQVSSHSS from the coding sequence ATGCCCCGCCACATCGCGTTCATTATGGACGGCAACGGCAGATGGGCGAAGAAGCAGGGGCTCGCGCGGGACCAGGGGCACTCCGCGGGGGTGGAGTCCGTTCGCGAGATGATCCGGTGCGCCGGGGAGTTCGGCGTGGGGATTCTCACCTTCTTCGGGTTCTCCACCGAAAACTGGAATCGTCCCAGGCGTGAAGTCGCGGCCATCATGCAGTTGATCGTCGAGTCGCTCCGCGGCGCCGTCGAAGAAGCCAGCACGCACGGAATCCGGGTCTCCTTCCTGGGCAGGTGGGACGAGTTGCCGGAATCCAACCGGCAGGTCATCAAGCAGATCACGGAGCAGACGGCGGGCAACGACCGCCTGCTGCTTAATTTCGCCCTGAATTACGGCGGCAGGCAGGAGATCGTCGAAGCCGCGCAATGCATCGCCCTGGACGTCCAGGCCGGTCGGCTGGACCCGGAAGCCATCGACGAGTCGCTTTTCGCGTCCTACCTGTACACGGAGCACCTGCCCGACCCGGACCTGTTGATCCGGACCAGCGGGGAGATGCGGATCAGCAACTTCCTGCTCTACCAACTGGCTTATACCGAACTCCTGGTTTCTCCGGTCCTCTGGCCCGATTTCTCGCGAAGCCACTTCATCGGGGCCATCCGGGACTACCAGTCGAGAGAGCGCCGTTTCGGTCGAACCGGCGAACAGGTCTCCTCACACAGCTCGTAA
- a CDS encoding 1-deoxy-D-xylulose-5-phosphate reductoisomerase, which yields MKRIAILGSTGSVGTQTLEVIAAFPDRYSAHSLTARSRIDLLEQQCARFGPRMVAVRDAECAERARRSTGFARGGGGQPGPSIHTGVEGLIEAVTHPDVDLVISALPGSAGLVPTLRAIEACKTIALANKEILVMAGEIVMESARRNGVEILPVDSEHCAVHQCLAGQDPDRIQRVVLTASGGPFRDTAPAALARMTSKDALNHPTWNMGQKVTIDSATLMNKGFEVIEAHWLFGLPVSKIDVVIHPQSIIHSMVEMVDGSLLAQMGPTDMRIPIQYALSYPERLESPWPRFDITRNWSLTLDPPDETMFPCLGLAYEAIRRGSTVPAVLSTADEMAVEAFLRQRIGFTDIPRIIADAMDKHLAAPDLTTPVTLESIMAADQWTRTFCEEKLIAG from the coding sequence ATGAAACGCATCGCCATCCTGGGTTCGACGGGTTCGGTCGGCACGCAGACGCTGGAGGTCATCGCGGCCTTCCCGGACCGGTATTCGGCCCACAGCCTGACGGCCAGGAGCCGGATCGATCTGCTGGAGCAGCAGTGCGCGCGTTTCGGCCCGCGCATGGTTGCCGTCCGGGACGCGGAATGCGCCGAGCGGGCCAGGCGGTCCACCGGGTTCGCGCGAGGCGGCGGCGGTCAGCCTGGACCGTCGATCCACACCGGCGTGGAGGGCCTGATCGAAGCGGTCACCCACCCCGACGTGGACCTGGTCATCAGCGCCCTCCCGGGCAGCGCGGGGCTGGTTCCCACGCTGCGGGCGATCGAAGCGTGCAAGACCATCGCCCTGGCCAACAAGGAGATCCTGGTCATGGCCGGCGAGATCGTGATGGAATCGGCGCGGCGCAACGGGGTGGAGATCCTGCCCGTGGACAGCGAACACTGCGCGGTGCACCAGTGCCTGGCCGGGCAGGACCCGGACCGGATCCAACGCGTGGTCCTCACGGCATCGGGCGGGCCCTTCCGCGACACCGCCCCCGCGGCCCTGGCGCGGATGACTTCGAAGGACGCGTTGAACCATCCCACCTGGAACATGGGACAGAAGGTCACGATCGATTCCGCCACCCTCATGAACAAGGGATTTGAGGTCATCGAGGCTCACTGGCTCTTCGGCCTACCCGTCTCGAAGATCGACGTAGTAATCCATCCCCAGTCCATCATCCACTCCATGGTCGAGATGGTCGACGGGTCTCTGCTGGCCCAGATGGGTCCGACAGACATGCGCATACCGATCCAATACGCCCTCTCGTACCCGGAGCGCCTTGAATCTCCCTGGCCCCGGTTCGACATCACGCGGAACTGGTCCCTGACCCTGGACCCGCCCGATGAGACCATGTTCCCCTGCCTGGGGCTGGCCTACGAGGCCATCCGCCGCGGGTCCACCGTGCCCGCCGTCCTGAGCACCGCCGACGAGATGGCCGTCGAGGCCTTCCTCCGGCAGCGGATCGGGTTCACCGACATACCGCGCATCATCGCCGATGCCATGGATAAACACCTGGCCGCGCCGGATCTCACGACGCCCGTCACCCTGGAATCCATCATGGCGGCGGACCAGTGGACCCGGACGTTCTGCGAGGAAAAGTTGATTGCCGGATAG
- the rseP gene encoding RIP metalloprotease RseP, whose translation MLTTVLSAIFVLGLLVFFHELGHFLAAKRMGIRVERFSLGFPPKMIGKKVGETEYCISWIPLGGYVSMAGERPDAQSEGEGGKPWEFQSKSVGARAFVIAAGPGANFVLAFIIFWLFYATMGVMLVDTTTVGRVDVASPYAAAGLQVGDEILEIDQAAVDTWEDVRERLSTGTGASLSLKLRRDGRDRTVQVRYDDGGTAERLGGLDYFRASAVSTVIPDSPAEKAGLRPGDVITSVNGVPVTQWYEMVEQIRVRPGMETAVSWTRNGQSHQVGIIPNTAQDLDRETGDVIDIGQIGITQQDHIKRSPIGIVTSAGLAGTQLVAVTFTIVDFVGKLVMGQVSTDSVGGPIAIAQMAGDSARQGASSLFSFMAFLSINLAILNLLPIPALDGGQLLILGVEKIIRRPLSLKYRMVWQQTGMALLLVLMVFVVFNDVTRIFR comes from the coding sequence ATGCTGACCACCGTGTTATCAGCGATTTTCGTCCTGGGGTTGCTGGTCTTCTTCCACGAACTCGGCCATTTCCTGGCCGCCAAGCGCATGGGCATCAGGGTGGAACGGTTCTCCCTCGGCTTTCCGCCCAAGATGATCGGTAAGAAGGTGGGGGAAACCGAATACTGTATCTCCTGGATCCCCCTGGGGGGATACGTGTCCATGGCCGGGGAGCGTCCGGACGCCCAGTCCGAAGGGGAAGGCGGCAAGCCGTGGGAGTTCCAGTCCAAGTCCGTGGGAGCCCGCGCCTTCGTCATCGCGGCCGGTCCAGGGGCGAACTTCGTCCTCGCCTTTATCATCTTCTGGTTGTTCTACGCGACCATGGGCGTGATGCTCGTCGATACGACCACCGTGGGCCGGGTGGACGTTGCAAGCCCCTATGCCGCTGCAGGTTTGCAGGTCGGCGATGAAATCCTCGAAATCGACCAGGCGGCCGTCGATACCTGGGAGGATGTTCGGGAACGGCTCTCGACCGGCACGGGGGCGTCCCTGTCCCTGAAGCTGCGCCGGGATGGGCGGGACCGCACGGTCCAGGTGCGGTACGATGATGGCGGGACGGCGGAACGGCTGGGCGGGCTGGACTATTTTCGCGCGTCGGCCGTGAGCACGGTCATCCCGGATTCACCCGCCGAGAAGGCCGGTCTCAGGCCCGGGGACGTGATCACGTCCGTGAACGGCGTTCCGGTCACGCAGTGGTACGAGATGGTCGAGCAGATTCGCGTCCGGCCGGGCATGGAGACCGCGGTGTCCTGGACCCGGAACGGCCAGTCTCACCAGGTGGGCATCATACCCAATACGGCCCAGGACCTGGACCGGGAGACCGGAGACGTCATCGACATCGGCCAGATCGGCATCACCCAGCAGGACCACATCAAACGCAGTCCGATCGGGATCGTCACCTCCGCGGGACTGGCGGGCACGCAACTGGTGGCCGTCACCTTTACCATCGTCGACTTTGTGGGGAAACTGGTCATGGGACAGGTGTCCACCGACTCGGTGGGCGGTCCCATCGCCATTGCCCAGATGGCGGGGGACAGCGCCCGCCAGGGCGCGAGCAGCCTCTTCAGTTTCATGGCCTTTCTGAGCATCAACCTCGCCATCCTGAACCTCCTGCCCATACCCGCGCTGGACGGCGGCCAGCTCCTCATCCTGGGCGTCGAGAAGATCATCCGGCGTCCGCTTTCCCTGAAGTACCGGATGGTATGGCAGCAGACGGGAATGGCCCTCCTGCTGGTGCTGATGGTGTTCGTAGTGTTCAACGACGTCACCCGGATCTTCAGGTAG